The window GGGTAACTGTACATTGGATGAGGCAAAAGTTATGTTAAAATTACACACCCGCAGGTTTTCCAAGAGGCAAATGACCTGGTTTCGGAGTTTTTCAAATATCAAGTGGTTAGAGGTAAAAGAAGGAGATAGCCTGGAATCGATTTCTGAGAAGATTATTTCGGTTTTCAAGGGGAAGGTATAGCGTTTGAACTCTCCATAGAGCTATTGCCGGGGGGTTGAGTAAACATTTCTTATTGAAGACTATTCAAATTCCCGTATAATGTTTAAAAATATTTCAGGACAGAAAGAGTTTTTATAAAGGCAGCACATTATGCCAATTACCTATAAACAGCTAAAAACGCTCGAAGAGTTAAAGCCTTGCGAAAAGCTGCAGGAAGCGGTATGGGAATTTAATAAGAGCGACATAATACCATCAAGATTTATGCGACTGCTGTGTATACATGGAGGATTTGCCATGGGGGCTTTTGACGCAGAGGCTATGATAGGTTTCGTGTTTGGTATTCCGGCAATTCACTATGGAAGACCGTCACAACATTCACACATGTTAGCAGTATTGCCGGAATATCGCAATCAAAACGTGGGATTTCAATTGAAAAGAGCTCAACGGAAAAATGCCCTGAGCCGCAAATTAGATCTCATAACCTGGGCATTTGACCCACTCCAATCCAAAAACGCTCACCTCAATATAAATAAGTTAGGCGTTATTGCCTGCAGCTATGATATAAACCTCTATGGAGAAGAAACTTCCAGCAAACTGCACAGCGGGCTGGGTACTGACAGATTACTTGCTGAATGGTGGCTTGTCAGTGATAAAGTTACCGCTCTCATGGAAGGACGGACACAGGAGGTTGAAGAAAAATACTCTGTCAACGGCACACACATTAACAGGACCCGGCTGGATAATAAGGGTTTTCTCATTCCCCTTGAACCGGATTTAACCCTGACAAACGGAGTTTTATTGTTAGAGGTACCGGATAACATTGATAAAATGAAAGACGAAAATATAGCGGTCGCACATATATGGCGCACCCTTGTACAGAAATCACTTCTCCACTATTTTGCTCAAGGATTTTACATTAGTTCCTTTCTGGTTGAGCGGGAAGCGGATAGACGCCGAAGCTACTATGTTCTTGAAAGGCTTACCAAACCATACAAGTCGATGACTATCGACTAAAAACTTCTTGATCGTATACTAAAACCTGTTTGGTTTTTGGCTTTCCAAAAAGCCAAAGCCTGGTTGAAGTTATGCTCATCTTGAATCAGGCACAAGACGTATGCACACTATCTTCCCGAGCACATAAAGAGAAGGAAAAAAGCGCGTGGCTGAGGAGATAAACCGCTGGTACGCTCTGGTAAAGGAGAGAACTCTTTCCAGGTATTCAATTCATAATTGCAACAAGAAATACACCGAGACTGTATGGGTATATAGATATGGATAAAATAGTTAGAAGAAATGTTATTTTCAATCACAGTAAGTCGCTAGAAATTCAGTAATAAGGAATATTGCATGTCAGAAGGAAAATCTGAAAAAGTCCTCCTGTGCCTCATGATTGCGGGAATACTCTTTGGTATTGCTATTGGAGGGTTTTTACCGGAAAAAGGGAAAGAAATGGCATTCATGGGAGAATTTTTCATCGGTTATCTAAAAATGCTTGTTATTCCGCTCGTCATTACCTCAATGATCTCAGGAGTTACCGGACTGGGAGATATCAGAAAATTAGGAGGATTAGGAAGGAAAACCATTCTTTACTATTTGGCAACAACGGGTTGCGCGGTCCTCATAGGGATTATTTTAGTTGTTATCATTGGCCCTGGAAGAGCAGATACAAAGGAGGAGCAGTTGAAGTTGCGGGGAGGATCTTCTTTACCGGAGTTATCTTATACCATACAAGGCAATCAAATTACGTTTGATGAAGCTCTGGAGAAAAACAGATATGATGAGAGGTACCTGATCATTCTTCGTGATCAGGATGGAATCAGGGGGACTATCAGCGAAATGGAAGATGAAAACATTTGTATTGTTCGTAATTGGGTTCAGGTTGGGGGAGATAGCCACAAAATAGCGGAAGCGAGACCAGAGGGAAAGGGAAAAGGAATCGATTTTGATCTATCGCTGTCAGATAAAGTTTTACACAAACAAGGGAAAACTATCGGCAGTACTTTAAAGGAAGTTTTATTAGGACTCGCTCCAGACAATCTCATCAAAGCGATGTCTGAGACAAAGGTCCTGCCTGTTCTCGTGTTTGCAATGATTATAGGTGCGATCCTTACGACGCTTGGAGAACCGGGAAAACCCGTAATCGCTTTTTTTCACGGAGCAAATGAGGCAATTTTAAAATTCGTACAACTGTTAATGCTTATAGCTCCTTTCGGAATCGCATGCCTTATCGCAGGCAAATTGGGGGACGCAGGGGGAATTGAAAAGTTCGGGCTTGAATTCAAAAAAATTGGATTCTATGCCATGACGGTACTTCTGGGATTATGCATACATGCAATTGTTGTCCTCCCGCTCATTTTGAAATTCTTTGCAAAACGAAATATACTATCGTATGCCCGGGGGGCAAGTTCCGCCCTATTAACCGCATTCAGTACCGCGTCGAGTTCGGCAACACTACCGGTAACCATCAAGTGCAGTGAAGACAACAATCAGGTTTCCCCAAGAGCAGCAGCCTTTGTTTTACCTCTTGGCGCTACTATCAACATGGATGGAACCGCCTTATATGAAGCGGTTGCGGCAATCTTTATTGCACAGTTAT is drawn from Candidatus Scalindua sp. and contains these coding sequences:
- a CDS encoding dicarboxylate/amino acid:cation symporter, producing MSEGKSEKVLLCLMIAGILFGIAIGGFLPEKGKEMAFMGEFFIGYLKMLVIPLVITSMISGVTGLGDIRKLGGLGRKTILYYLATTGCAVLIGIILVVIIGPGRADTKEEQLKLRGGSSLPELSYTIQGNQITFDEALEKNRYDERYLIILRDQDGIRGTISEMEDENICIVRNWVQVGGDSHKIAEARPEGKGKGIDFDLSLSDKVLHKQGKTIGSTLKEVLLGLAPDNLIKAMSETKVLPVLVFAMIIGAILTTLGEPGKPVIAFFHGANEAILKFVQLLMLIAPFGIACLIAGKLGDAGGIEKFGLEFKKIGFYAMTVLLGLCIHAIVVLPLILKFFAKRNILSYARGASSALLTAFSTASSSATLPVTIKCSEDNNQVSPRAAAFVLPLGATINMDGTALYEAVAAIFIAQLYGIDLGMGHLTVIFLTATLAAIGAAGIPEAGLVTMVIVLEAVGLPIEGISMILMIDWFLDRCRTSVNVWGDSVGAAVIDKGLEGELKKKCLIGGEG